A window of Desulfatibacillum aliphaticivorans DSM 15576 contains these coding sequences:
- a CDS encoding bacteriohemerythrin, with the protein MAFFNWDEKYSVGVPRFDNEHKKLIDLTNRFYEAMKVGKARDAMQATCNELVAYTKTHFNNEEMALKQSTYPNLASHQEEHRLFTKQVVELKAKLDAGEPVMASTLGNFLKNWLVNHIMGIDKTYQKYLS; encoded by the coding sequence ATGGCATTTTTTAACTGGGATGAAAAGTACAGCGTGGGAGTGCCCCGTTTTGACAATGAACATAAAAAACTCATTGACCTTACCAACAGATTTTATGAAGCCATGAAGGTCGGCAAGGCCAGGGATGCCATGCAGGCCACCTGCAACGAACTGGTCGCCTACACGAAAACCCATTTCAATAACGAAGAAATGGCTCTGAAGCAAAGCACTTATCCGAATTTGGCGAGCCACCAGGAGGAGCATAGGCTTTTTACCAAACAGGTTGTGGAGTTGAAAGCCAAGCTAGACGCCGGGGAGCCTGTGATGGCCTCTACCCTTGGAAATTTTCTCAAAAACTGGCTTGTGAACCACATCATGGGAATTGACAAGACCTATCAGAAATATCTGAGTTGA
- a CDS encoding transporter substrate-binding domain-containing protein: MLKSNCFVIVAVLIYTFLSAGFSHSSSAQAFQPSQPLTVKAAVLKNFPPHYTTDANGKPSGFAVDVLERVAQIANIQVEYIVKEDWQEVFEALKSGEADLIPDQGITDRREQWFDYSIPTETSPIRIFVLAETAGVESLDDLIGKKTAVVALNVGEAIVARKPAIKPIVFDNVEAALLSLLSGNVDALIFPEPVLMTFAREARVDRRIKRAGSPLRTVKRGIAVRKGNITLLNRLNPAIEQFLQSKEYSRIYTKWHGEPTPFWNTFRVTLAMLGFLSLTAVIMGYWRYRSMAVLNIELKKQIRLREAAEQDLKASYDTLEQKVEERTRKLKAALSEVKTLSGLLPICSHCKKIRDDQGYWKQIESYIQEHSEAEFSHSICRDCAAKHYPELKIYEIMDAEDNESSD, from the coding sequence ATGTTGAAGTCTAACTGCTTTGTGATTGTCGCTGTATTGATTTATACATTTTTATCTGCTGGTTTCTCCCACAGTTCGTCGGCGCAGGCCTTCCAACCATCCCAACCGCTAACTGTTAAGGCCGCTGTTTTAAAAAATTTTCCGCCGCATTATACAACGGATGCAAACGGCAAGCCGTCCGGGTTTGCGGTGGATGTTCTGGAAAGAGTAGCTCAAATCGCCAATATCCAGGTGGAATACATCGTTAAGGAGGACTGGCAGGAGGTTTTCGAAGCTCTCAAATCGGGCGAGGCGGACCTCATCCCGGACCAAGGAATAACCGACCGGCGAGAGCAATGGTTTGACTACTCAATTCCCACGGAAACCTCTCCGATTCGCATTTTTGTTCTTGCAGAGACGGCGGGCGTTGAATCTCTGGACGACCTTATTGGAAAAAAGACGGCTGTCGTGGCGTTGAATGTCGGAGAGGCCATTGTTGCAAGGAAACCTGCCATTAAACCGATTGTATTTGACAATGTGGAGGCCGCGCTACTCAGTCTGCTGTCCGGCAATGTGGACGCCCTGATTTTTCCGGAGCCGGTGTTAATGACGTTCGCCCGGGAGGCCAGGGTGGACCGGAGGATAAAAAGAGCGGGAAGCCCTTTGAGAACGGTAAAAAGAGGGATAGCGGTCCGAAAAGGGAATATAACTCTTTTAAACAGGCTGAATCCGGCGATTGAACAATTTCTTCAATCCAAGGAATACTCCCGGATCTATACCAAATGGCACGGAGAGCCCACCCCCTTCTGGAACACATTCCGTGTGACATTGGCCATGCTTGGCTTTTTGTCCCTGACGGCCGTAATCATGGGGTACTGGCGATACCGGTCCATGGCGGTTTTGAATATCGAGTTGAAAAAACAGATCCGATTGCGGGAGGCCGCCGAACAGGATCTGAAGGCCTCCTATGATACTTTAGAGCAAAAGGTGGAGGAACGCACCCGAAAGCTGAAAGCAGCCCTTTCCGAAGTTAAAACGTTATCAGGTTTGCTTCCCATCTGTTCCCATTGCAAGAAAATCCGTGACGACCAGGGCTATTGGAAGCAGATCGAATCTTATATACAGGAGCACTCCGAAGCCGAGTTCAGCCATAGCATATGCCGGGATTGCGCGGCAAAACATTACCCCGAGTTGAAAATATACGAAATCATGGATGCAGAAGACAACGAATCTTCCGACTAA
- a CDS encoding pyridoxal phosphate-dependent aminotransferase, translated as MRISARGQNIRQSDIRTMTTACREAGGINLAQGVCDIKVPDEVIAGAKKAMDEGYNVYTPNHGLPELRQAIAGKTAAFYGRRPDPETEIVASLGATGVFYCAAMALLNPGDEVILFEPYYGYHASTLEAVGAVPVFVPTKPGTWEIEPDALAKAVTPRTKGIVLCTPGNPSGHVMTAGEIDLIAEAAQKHDLVIFSDEIYEHFLYDGRTHLCPGLHPGLEGRTVTMSGASKTYAITGWRLGYCICPADVTEAITHLNDLVYVCAPAPLQMGVAAGMNMLGRDYYEGLARDHQKKRDLFCDTIEKAGMKPYRPEGAYYVLADVSGVPGHDSFTRAMHILEKTGVSSVPGRAFFHDDSGDSLVRFCFAKEFPVLEEACERIASWKG; from the coding sequence ATGCGGATTTCCGCAAGAGGGCAGAACATTCGGCAAAGCGATATCAGAACCATGACCACGGCCTGCCGCGAGGCGGGCGGCATCAATCTGGCTCAGGGAGTTTGCGACATCAAGGTCCCGGATGAGGTCATCGCCGGCGCGAAAAAGGCCATGGACGAGGGCTATAACGTGTACACTCCCAATCACGGACTGCCCGAGCTGCGTCAGGCCATTGCCGGCAAAACCGCGGCCTTTTACGGACGCCGCCCCGACCCGGAAACCGAGATCGTGGCCAGCCTGGGCGCCACCGGCGTGTTCTATTGCGCGGCCATGGCGCTGTTGAATCCCGGGGACGAGGTGATTTTGTTCGAGCCCTATTACGGATATCACGCCAGCACTCTGGAGGCTGTGGGCGCGGTTCCGGTTTTCGTCCCCACAAAGCCGGGAACCTGGGAGATCGAGCCGGACGCCTTGGCCAAGGCCGTCACTCCCCGAACAAAAGGCATCGTGTTGTGCACGCCCGGCAATCCCTCCGGGCATGTCATGACCGCCGGGGAAATCGACCTGATTGCGGAAGCCGCGCAAAAGCATGACCTGGTGATTTTTTCCGACGAAATCTACGAGCACTTTCTGTACGACGGACGCACCCATCTATGCCCCGGTCTTCATCCAGGCCTGGAAGGGCGGACCGTGACCATGTCCGGCGCTTCCAAGACCTACGCCATCACAGGCTGGCGTTTGGGCTACTGCATCTGCCCTGCGGACGTGACCGAGGCAATCACCCATCTGAACGATCTGGTTTACGTGTGCGCTCCCGCGCCTTTGCAAATGGGCGTGGCCGCGGGCATGAACATGCTTGGCAGGGATTATTACGAGGGCCTGGCCCGGGATCATCAGAAAAAGCGGGATCTTTTCTGCGATACGATTGAAAAGGCCGGCATGAAGCCTTATCGCCCGGAAGGCGCCTATTACGTGCTGGCCGACGTTTCCGGCGTGCCGGGACACGATTCGTTCACCCGGGCCATGCATATTTTGGAAAAAACCGGCGTGTCCAGCGTACCGGGCCGGGCGTTCTTCCATGACGACTCAGGGGACTCTCTGGTGCGCTTTTGCTTTGCCAAGGAATTTCCCGTGCTGGAAGAGGCTTGCGAAAGAATCGCCTCATGGAAGGGCTAA
- a CDS encoding magnesium chelatase subunit D family protein → MTYTYPFTAFIGQDLMRLGLLLNAVNPKIGGMLIRGEKGTGKSTVVRALAAILPEIDVVEACPFQCNPHSTDLMCPHCRKAAENGPLPVQKRQRKVLELPINATEDRVAGAMDLEHALSTGEKRFEPGILASANRGVLYVDEVNLLDDHIVDILLDSAAMGVNTVEREGVSFTHPARFILVGTMNPEEGDLRPQLLDRFGLSVYVEGIHDLDQRDALLRRWEEYESNPKAFLNKWRKRENALKTRIAKARRIFPKVKADDSVIRAITEMAVQLGVDGHRADLVILKTAKTHAAFEGRRDATLDDVEAAAKLAVSHRMRRQPFDDVPDHSRAVEKVMDGLRTREQRKKKLLKKESPTESEQDAPLENGCPRERGLRPSPSGSEAAGEVFKPGKADDLSARTFRMPFPRGKEPEKGRFQKAPALEKRGRYTRISRNQEGGDLALDATLRAAAPYALSRPAGGLAIPIQPDDWRRKSRTHKTGALFVFVVDASGSMGSTLMTQTKAAIMHLLAQAYKDRSEAAMIAFKGRKAEVLLPPTKSINLAERKLRTLPTGGTTPLCAGMALGLKIAKKALQRKRAPWPRIVLVTDGRANICLDKTRDGALLPLHEEVLAMAGSIGRENHIRSLVLDAEEKHPAALGMAREIARHMNARRVPIYGLQPESIVEALWE, encoded by the coding sequence ATGACCTATACCTATCCCTTCACGGCGTTTATCGGCCAGGATCTCATGCGCCTGGGCCTGCTTTTGAACGCCGTCAATCCCAAGATCGGCGGCATGCTCATCCGTGGCGAAAAAGGCACGGGCAAAAGCACGGTGGTGCGGGCTTTGGCGGCCATCCTGCCTGAAATCGACGTGGTGGAGGCCTGCCCCTTTCAATGCAATCCCCACTCGACGGACCTGATGTGCCCCCATTGCCGCAAGGCCGCCGAAAACGGCCCCTTGCCGGTCCAAAAAAGGCAGCGAAAGGTTTTGGAACTGCCCATCAACGCCACGGAAGACCGGGTGGCGGGCGCCATGGACCTGGAGCACGCCCTGTCCACGGGTGAAAAACGGTTCGAGCCGGGAATCCTGGCCAGCGCCAATCGCGGCGTCTTGTACGTGGATGAGGTCAACCTCCTGGACGACCATATTGTGGACATCCTCCTGGACAGCGCAGCCATGGGCGTAAACACCGTGGAGCGCGAAGGCGTGAGCTTCACCCATCCGGCCCGGTTCATCCTGGTGGGCACCATGAATCCTGAGGAAGGGGATTTACGGCCCCAGTTGCTGGATCGCTTCGGCCTTTCCGTGTATGTGGAGGGCATTCACGACCTGGATCAGCGGGACGCCTTGCTGCGGCGCTGGGAGGAATACGAATCCAATCCCAAGGCCTTTCTAAACAAATGGCGCAAGCGGGAAAACGCCCTGAAAACCCGCATCGCCAAGGCACGGAGGATTTTTCCCAAGGTCAAGGCGGACGACTCGGTCATCCGCGCCATCACGGAAATGGCCGTGCAATTGGGCGTGGACGGGCATCGGGCGGACTTGGTCATCCTGAAAACCGCCAAAACCCACGCCGCCTTTGAAGGACGCCGGGACGCGACCCTGGACGACGTGGAGGCGGCCGCCAAACTGGCCGTGAGCCATCGCATGCGCAGACAGCCCTTTGACGACGTTCCCGACCACTCCCGGGCCGTGGAAAAAGTCATGGATGGCCTTCGGACGCGGGAGCAACGTAAAAAAAAACTCCTGAAAAAAGAGAGTCCGACTGAGAGCGAGCAGGACGCGCCTTTGGAAAACGGCTGTCCCAGGGAAAGGGGCCTGCGGCCCAGCCCCTCGGGATCTGAGGCGGCCGGGGAGGTTTTCAAGCCGGGAAAGGCGGACGATCTTTCAGCCAGGACTTTCAGGATGCCGTTTCCCCGGGGGAAAGAGCCGGAGAAAGGCCGCTTTCAAAAAGCTCCCGCCCTGGAAAAGCGAGGCCGCTACACGCGGATATCCCGCAATCAGGAGGGCGGCGACCTTGCCCTGGACGCCACCCTGCGCGCCGCCGCTCCGTACGCCCTGTCCCGCCCTGCCGGAGGACTCGCCATACCCATCCAGCCTGACGACTGGAGGCGGAAATCACGCACCCACAAAACCGGAGCTTTGTTCGTCTTTGTGGTGGACGCTTCCGGCTCCATGGGCAGTACGCTCATGACCCAAACCAAGGCGGCGATCATGCATCTTCTGGCCCAGGCCTATAAGGACCGGAGCGAAGCCGCCATGATCGCCTTTAAAGGACGCAAGGCCGAGGTGCTTCTGCCGCCCACAAAAAGCATCAACCTGGCGGAGCGAAAGCTCAGAACCTTGCCAACCGGCGGAACCACGCCTCTTTGCGCGGGTATGGCCCTGGGATTGAAAATAGCGAAAAAGGCCCTCCAAAGAAAGCGGGCCCCCTGGCCGCGCATAGTGCTGGTCACGGACGGCCGGGCCAACATCTGCTTGGATAAAACAAGGGACGGGGCGCTCTTGCCCTTGCATGAAGAAGTTTTAGCCATGGCCGGAAGCATCGGCAGGGAAAACCATATCCGAAGCCTGGTGCTGGACGCGGAGGAAAAGCATCCGGCCGCTTTGGGCATGGCCCGGGAAATCGCCCGGCATATGAACGCCCGCCGCGTTCCCATATACGGCCTGCAGCCCGAATCCATTGTGGAGGCGTTGTGGGAGTGA
- a CDS encoding alpha/beta fold hydrolase → MKRILLANSIGPYETGWGEDVNDLFSARLTRAQGPFTAKSIFPAFALHLLAENLNADVTIMEWPTEELFHKELKKDYDYLGIQVKSVHLSQIAGMVKIARAVAPDTKIILGGYGVMHIFHPYPNDPLNDAQYLKENADHFCFEEGVTFFRKIIGQNPDDPISQVRQPMFEVTVQGGDHLARFPLSSTLVSLGCPNACEFCNTSHFFKFKKINVCSPEEAFASLKAASQRMAVQPSLFNMIWDEDFLLDRNYVLRLGELLQKDGLIGKVNLFCFASIKSISQYTVEELVRCGVGVLWIGVESKFEADILANHNFQKRVGRDVREVFEELHNHGILIIGSNILGLDFHNHRNILEDIDYFVSLKPDLYQVSPLRPCPGTTLYDRLMEDGRIEEEFRHQDTMLWSDVGLKHPNFKRGEIRKYFHLEHKRLLETNGPTILSVMDVMFKGYKTMMHSPDPFLQARAERCYFFGKKLAAGFLPVIPEMIPTPAVRERASRIHEQYRRYVGDFGVKEKVAQRVIGRLMRKRAATTPPESYTPDYLVTRVKGPGAEPRVVKRQRPVRHVLSQASIKGLRKVLGLREHNAFPIKLEDIDDFSVEFKTMEIEGNRMNYVDEGQGETLLMLHGNPTWSYLYRHFIKDLKKDYRCVALDHLGYGLSDKPHYEDYSMEAHIRRLGKFIESLGLKDITLICQDWGGIIGLSYAARNKDLFSRLIPMNTTGFLPGSPKEFIQCLGAWAFPYLWSYKVPIAGKKMAMDWNVFLKAGMHLGIVNSRRQLHKKAMDGYLYPFQMVRDRTAIMKSVRQVPMGPLDKTWRLLRDTGRRLEGWDVRTQVIWGMKDPVFVPWFMEKFEEMLPNHAPSVKIATAGHFLQDDEPEIILQEIRRFLKEKQLKRKKGGGKKRAA, encoded by the coding sequence ATGAAAAGAATCCTGTTAGCCAATTCCATCGGCCCTTACGAAACCGGTTGGGGTGAGGATGTGAATGACCTGTTTTCCGCCCGCCTGACCCGGGCTCAAGGCCCTTTTACGGCCAAAAGCATTTTTCCCGCCTTCGCCCTCCATTTGCTGGCGGAAAACCTGAACGCCGACGTGACGATCATGGAATGGCCCACCGAAGAGTTGTTCCATAAGGAGCTTAAAAAGGATTATGACTATCTGGGCATTCAGGTGAAATCCGTGCACCTGAGCCAGATCGCCGGAATGGTGAAAATCGCCCGGGCGGTCGCCCCTGACACTAAGATCATCCTGGGCGGGTACGGGGTGATGCACATTTTTCATCCATACCCCAACGATCCTTTGAACGACGCCCAATACCTGAAGGAGAACGCCGACCATTTCTGCTTTGAGGAGGGCGTGACTTTTTTCCGGAAGATCATCGGCCAAAACCCCGATGACCCCATATCCCAGGTGCGGCAACCCATGTTCGAGGTGACGGTGCAGGGGGGGGACCATCTGGCCCGCTTTCCGTTAAGCTCCACCCTGGTTTCGTTGGGATGCCCCAATGCCTGCGAATTTTGCAACACCTCCCATTTTTTCAAGTTCAAGAAGATTAACGTTTGCTCGCCCGAGGAGGCCTTTGCGTCGCTGAAAGCCGCCAGCCAGCGCATGGCCGTCCAACCTTCCTTGTTCAACATGATCTGGGACGAGGATTTTCTCCTGGACCGAAATTACGTATTGCGTCTGGGCGAGCTTTTGCAAAAGGACGGGTTGATCGGCAAGGTCAATCTGTTTTGCTTCGCCAGCATCAAGTCCATTTCCCAGTACACGGTGGAGGAACTGGTCCGTTGCGGCGTGGGCGTGTTGTGGATCGGCGTGGAATCCAAGTTCGAGGCCGACATCCTGGCGAACCACAATTTTCAAAAGCGGGTGGGCAGGGACGTACGGGAGGTGTTCGAAGAACTGCACAACCACGGAATTCTGATTATCGGCTCCAACATTTTGGGCCTGGATTTTCATAACCACCGAAACATTCTGGAGGACATTGACTATTTCGTATCCCTTAAGCCGGATTTGTACCAGGTCTCCCCCTTGAGGCCGTGTCCCGGCACCACCTTGTACGACCGGCTCATGGAGGACGGCCGGATCGAAGAGGAATTCCGCCACCAGGACACCATGCTGTGGAGCGACGTCGGGTTGAAGCATCCCAATTTCAAGCGGGGCGAAATCCGGAAATATTTTCACCTGGAGCATAAACGGCTTTTGGAAACCAACGGCCCCACCATCCTGAGCGTCATGGACGTCATGTTCAAAGGCTACAAGACCATGATGCACTCCCCGGACCCGTTCCTGCAGGCCAGGGCGGAGCGGTGCTACTTTTTCGGCAAAAAGCTGGCCGCGGGATTTTTGCCGGTCATCCCCGAGATGATTCCCACACCGGCCGTGCGGGAGCGCGCAAGCCGAATCCACGAGCAATACAGGCGCTATGTGGGCGATTTCGGCGTAAAGGAAAAAGTCGCGCAACGGGTTATAGGCCGGTTGATGCGAAAACGCGCGGCCACCACGCCGCCTGAATCCTACACTCCGGACTACCTGGTCACCCGGGTCAAAGGCCCTGGCGCGGAACCCAGGGTGGTCAAACGCCAAAGGCCTGTGCGGCATGTCCTGAGCCAGGCTTCCATCAAAGGGCTGCGCAAGGTCCTCGGCCTGCGGGAGCACAACGCTTTTCCCATCAAGTTGGAGGACATTGACGATTTTTCCGTGGAGTTCAAGACCATGGAAATCGAAGGCAATCGCATGAATTACGTGGACGAAGGCCAGGGCGAAACCCTGCTCATGCTTCACGGCAACCCGACCTGGTCCTATTTGTACCGCCATTTTATCAAGGACCTGAAAAAGGACTACCGATGCGTTGCACTGGATCATCTGGGGTACGGCCTGTCGGACAAGCCCCATTACGAAGATTATTCCATGGAGGCCCACATCCGCCGCCTGGGAAAATTCATAGAAAGTCTGGGGCTGAAGGACATCACCCTCATCTGCCAGGACTGGGGCGGGATCATCGGGCTTTCCTATGCAGCCCGGAACAAGGACCTGTTCTCGCGGCTGATCCCCATGAACACCACGGGCTTTCTGCCCGGATCGCCCAAGGAGTTTATCCAATGCCTGGGGGCCTGGGCCTTTCCCTATTTATGGTCCTATAAGGTCCCCATTGCGGGCAAGAAAATGGCCATGGACTGGAATGTCTTCCTGAAGGCGGGCATGCATCTGGGCATTGTCAACTCCAGGCGGCAGTTGCACAAAAAGGCCATGGACGGATACCTTTACCCCTTCCAGATGGTGCGGGACCGCACCGCCATCATGAAATCCGTGCGGCAGGTTCCCATGGGGCCCCTGGACAAGACCTGGCGGCTTTTGCGGGATACCGGCAGGCGCCTGGAGGGCTGGGACGTGCGCACTCAGGTGATCTGGGGCATGAAAGATCCTGTGTTCGTTCCCTGGTTTATGGAGAAGTTCGAGGAGATGCTGCCTAATCACGCGCCTTCGGTGAAGATTGCCACGGCCGGCCATTTTCTCCAGGATGACGAGCCGGAAATCATCCTCCAGGAAATTCGGCGTTTTTTAAAGGAAAAGCAGCTCAAGCGGAAAAAAGGCGGCGGAAAAAAACGGGCAGCCTAA
- a CDS encoding AraC family transcriptional regulator: MVWSIQAITLPIFFASGLALLLALEQVLRKKPNTANLLFSSIFVCCAIILWGAGAVANSLPPKMPLTIYLFFTAICCVGPLYYFYFTLLLHPEKRFSPRSLIHFIPAFGAFCAETGFQMLPLEFKTAWLNEMFVQPPRNALMVLVVIGAVHAAAYISYLLKMDLGLVWNVKEVKNELRGMLVIDVLAILCVVALYIGFTFKILWLFHYGGLLLTVLTVSVFLGYNRYPGFLQLLQEEFEKKRYEKSSLTHVDVSAINESLHKLIAEEKIYTDCELNLAGLADMLSLSPHQLSEFLNERVQTDFRSFINSFRVEEAKKLLVQEPDKNVLTICYDVGFGSKSTFNNVFKKETGQTPTQYRESALSPQTA, from the coding sequence ATGGTCTGGTCCATCCAGGCAATTACTTTACCCATATTTTTCGCCAGCGGACTGGCTTTGCTGCTTGCCCTGGAGCAGGTGCTCCGCAAAAAGCCCAATACCGCAAATCTCTTGTTTTCCAGCATTTTCGTGTGCTGCGCCATCATCCTGTGGGGGGCGGGCGCCGTAGCCAACAGCCTGCCGCCGAAAATGCCGCTGACGATTTATCTTTTTTTTACGGCCATATGCTGCGTGGGGCCTTTGTACTATTTTTATTTCACCCTGCTGCTGCACCCGGAAAAGCGTTTTTCTCCAAGATCCCTGATCCATTTTATCCCGGCCTTCGGCGCTTTTTGCGCGGAAACCGGATTTCAGATGCTGCCCCTGGAGTTTAAAACCGCCTGGCTGAACGAAATGTTTGTGCAGCCGCCCAGGAACGCCTTGATGGTTTTAGTGGTGATCGGCGCCGTGCATGCCGCTGCCTACATCAGCTATTTGTTGAAAATGGATCTGGGGCTGGTTTGGAACGTCAAGGAAGTCAAGAATGAGCTCCGGGGCATGCTGGTAATAGACGTTTTGGCCATCTTATGCGTGGTGGCCCTGTATATCGGCTTTACCTTTAAAATTCTCTGGTTGTTCCATTACGGCGGCCTTTTGCTGACCGTGCTCACCGTCAGCGTATTTTTAGGGTATAATCGCTATCCGGGCTTTTTGCAGTTGCTGCAAGAGGAATTTGAAAAAAAGCGCTACGAAAAATCCTCCCTGACCCACGTGGACGTCTCGGCCATCAACGAAAGCCTGCATAAGCTCATTGCAGAGGAAAAGATCTATACGGACTGCGAGCTGAATCTGGCCGGGCTGGCGGACATGCTCTCCCTCTCGCCTCATCAATTGTCCGAGTTCCTGAACGAACGGGTTCAAACCGACTTTCGCTCCTTCATCAATTCCTTTCGCGTAGAAGAAGCCAAGAAGCTCCTGGTTCAGGAGCCGGATAAAAACGTTTTAACCATCTGCTATGACGTGGGATTCGGATCCAAATCCACCTTCAACAACGTCTTTAAAAAGGAAACCGGCCAAACCCCCACCCAATACCGCGAAAGCGCCTTGTCGCCGCAAACTGCTTGA